The Syntrophotalea acetylenivorans genome contains the following window.
ATATTCAGCCAGGTCAGAACAATAGTGATGTTGAGCTTGGCGAAACCTGTCTGCCAGAGGATGATGCTGTCGGGGCTGAGTTCCATCACGTATCCTGTTTGTCGTCACGAACCGGTGGCGCTGTTTGCGTCCGCTTAGCAAACAACCACAACTGACGGGACAGCATAAAACCAGCGCCGGCAGCCAATAAATCCTTAGTGCCCCCGGCCGCCAGCAGATAGAATCCGGCCAGTACCAGTGTTAACCGAAACAGCAGACTCAAAGCGTAGAAACGGTAGGGCGAACGGACTCTGGGTAATCGGCGAACGGTCAACCACAGCCCGGCAAAAAAAATTGCTCCCAATGCTGCCCCGGCCGCCAGTGCCATACCTAATCCTGTCAAGTCAGTCCCGGTCATTTCGATCCTCCTCTTGCGGTTCATCACGATCCCTGGTGATTTCACTGCGCTCTCGGCTCACCCAAACCCAGGCATTGAGGCAGCCAAGGGCCATTCCGATTACCAACAGCATCAGGGTCCAGGAATAGGGGCCCGGCCAGCGCCGGTCGATCCAGACGCCCAGGGCCGTCAGGCTCACCGTCGGGACAGCCACCGACCAGCCGACCAGGCCGAACATGCCGAGTCCGAACCAGGACGGTCGCTCTCCCTGTTGTCTTGCCCTTAGAAATCTACTGCGCCGGGCAACCAGACGGCGACGAAACTGTTCCTCTGCCAGGGGCTTCCCCCCCCGACGTCTTGGTTGCTCATCAGGACTCATTTCAACTCCATGAAACGCCGCAAGAAATCGGCTTCCAACCGGGTCATGGCCGACCGGACCATGCGCTGCTGATCGTCCAGGACCCCAAAACGTTCATCGACGATATTCAGTAAATCTTCCAGGCTTGGCCCAAACACAGCATTGCGCACCGAAACGGTAACCTGGGCACCGTATTTAACCAGCACTCCCTGGTCGATGGCGACAAACCCTTCAACACCCTCCTGTTGCTCCACAAAATAGAGCAGCCCTGCCACCAGGGGGGCAACAAAATCGATGTGCCGTGGGCGCAAGCAGAAAGAGCCGTTTTGTCCTTCGGCCGTCAGGCTGGAAATTTCCCGTTCCAGCAACACCTCAGTCGGTATCAGAACCTTAAGATTCATGGTTCCGCCTGTTGAGATTGTTCCATCTCCTGCAAGCGCCGGGCAGCCTCGTCTATCCCGCCAATCATGAACAACAGCTGTTCCGGTGCTTCGTTGAATTCATCATTAAGAATCCGTTCGCAACCGCTCAAAGCCTCTTCCAGGGCGACGCTGCGACCGTCGAGACCGGTGAACTGTTCGGTGGTATAAAAGGGCTGGGTAAAAAACCGCTCCAGGCGCCGCGCCTGCAACACGGTTCGGCGGTCTTCCCAGGACAATTCCTCAAAACCAAGCATGGCAATGATATCTTTCAGCTCTTCGTATCCGGCCAAGGTCTGTCGCACGGCTCGCGCAATCTCATAGTGCCGCTCTCCCACCACGGTTGGGGTCAGCATCTTGGAACCGGAGTTCAGTAGATCCACAGCGGGATAAAGACCCTCCCCGGCCCGTTTACGGGAGAGAACGATGGATGCCGAAAGGTGGGAAAAAGTGTGCACCGCAGCCGGATCAGTAAAATCATCCGCCGGCACATAAACTGCCTGGATCGAGGTGATGGCGCCCCGCCGGGTGTTACCGATACGCTCCTGCAGTTCAGCCAGTTCGGTCGCCAGCGTTGGCTGATAACCGAGCCGCGAAGGCATCAGACCGAGCATACCCGACAGCTCCATCCCTGCCTGAATAAAACGGAAGATATTATCCACCAGCAGCAACACGTCCTGGCCGAGATCGTCGCGGAAGTACTCGGCCATGGTTACCGCCGCCAGACCGACCCGAAAACGGGCGCCGGGCGGTTCGTTCATCTGGCCGAAGACCATCACCGTATTGTCCAACACTTCGGATTCCTGCATCTGCCGATACAGTTCTTCCCCCTCCCGACAGCGTTCGCCAATGCCGCAGAAGATCGACACGCCTTCGTGCTGGCCGACCATGTTGTGAATCAGTTCGGTGATCAATACCGTCTTGCCCACCCCGGCGCCACCGAACAGACCGGCCTTGCCGCCCCGCTCCAGGGGGCCAAAACATCGATAGCCTTGATGCCGGTAGAGAATATTTCCGTTTTGGTGGCCCGTTCGGCCAGGGCGAGGGGGCGCCCGTGTACCGAGCGTCGAATACAGTTGGCCGGTTCTTCCCCGCAATCGATTGGCTGGCCGAAAACGTTGAATACCCGTCCCAGGACGCCTTTGCCCACCGGCGCGGTCAGGGGAAGCCCCGTTGCTGTTACCTTGGATCCCAGGGCCAGACCATGAGTCGTGGTAAGGGCCGTACCCCGCACCAGGTTATCCGTCAGGTGAAGTGCCACTTCGAGAACGATCTGTTCCCCGTCTCCTGCCAACAGCAATGAATTGAGGGCCGGCAAATTCTTCTCGAAAAGAACATCTACCACTCCACCTCGAATCGCGACGACCTGGCCGCAGCAGGTTTGATCCCCGGTCATGGCCTGTTCCTTCTTTGCTGCAAGTGATGATCTGATGACGACTCGGTAAAAAATGGTTGCAGACAACTTAAAAGAGACAACTGAATCAGCTAACGATTCAACCATTTCAATTCTATCAGGCCAGGCCAAAAAGCAAGTCGTGACACCTGACCGACGGCAGTGACCTTGGCGGTCAACCGGAGGCGGGTTTATTCATACCGAACAAGAGAACGTACAGGCTTAAAAAATCCATCGCCCCCTTGAGGGAACAATCCAAACGTGCTACGTTGGCAACGCTTTTTAACGCTATTGCCAGGAGAGCAGGATGACAAATACACCACAAACCATGATTCTCGGTAGCGGTCGTGCCGTACCGGAGAAAATTCTTACTAACGCCGATCTGGAAAAAATAGTCGACACCAACGATCAATGGATTGTTGAGCGGACCGGAATTCGTGAGCGGCATATTGCCGAAAAGGGTGCCCCCCTTTCCGAACTGGCCGCTGAAGCGGCCCGCAAGGCCATTGAAGACGCCGGACTCGAAGCGAAAGATATAGATCTGATCATTCTCGCTACCGTCACTGGCGATATGAAATTTCCGGCTACAGCCTGCTTCATTCAAGAACTGATAGGCGCCAAAAACGCTGCGGCCTTCGACATCTCTGCGGCCTGCTCCGGTTTCATTTATGCTTTACAAATCGCCGACGGCATGTTGCGCAGCCAAACCTACCGTCATGCCTTGGTGATTGGAGCAGAAATTCTGACCTCAATGGTCGATTGGGAGGATCGCAATACCTGCGTGTTGTTCGGAGACGGAGCCGGAGCTGTCGTTCTCGGACCAAGCCAGGACGAACGCGGCATTATCTCTACCCACCTTGGCAGCAACGGGGCCCACCACAACCTGCTGTACAATGCCGGTTGCGGTTGCATCAACATGCCGACAGTGGAAAACGTACAGCAAAAGATTCACACCCTGCACATGGAAGGCAAAGAAGTTTTTCGCCATGCGGTGGTTGCCATGAGCAAAGCGATTAAAAACGCTCTTAAGCAAGCCGATATGACCAGCGATCAGCTCGATCTGGTTATCTCTCACCAAGCCAACCTGCGCATCATCGAGGCTCTGGCCAAGCGACTTAAGATCAGCAGCGAACAGACCTATGTCAATGTCGATCGATATGGCAACACATCTGCCGCCTCCATACCTATCGCCCTCGACGAAGCCCGACGCAACGGTGTGGTTAAAGAAGGATCTTTGGTCGGCCTGGTCGCTTTCGGGGCCGGTTTCACCTGGGCCGGCGGAATTATTCGGCTCTGATTTAGTACCCGTTTTAAGCTAGACGCTCAAAAAGAAAGCCCTTTGCCAACCAGGCAAAGGGCTTTCTTTTTTGCTAAATCTGGTTATGCACTTTGCTCAAATTGAAATTTCACACCCTTCCCTCTCTACAACAGAATAATCAGAAGCATTCGGTCCACGGAAAACACGGTATGGTTTGAGACTTTTTCAGTGTGTTCCGTGTATTCCGTGGACCAGGAAGGGTTTTCTGTGAGCAGTCCCCTAGAGGCAAATGCACAACCAGATTTCTCAAATAAAAACTTCTGGCAAAACTCTCACCCACCCCACTAAAAAAGGAGCCGGTGCAAAGCACCGACTCCCTAAAGATAAACCACGGGGAGTAATCCCCGCTATTCAGCTTTTATTAGAAAGGCATGGGCCACAGACCCAGAACGGCAAAAGCCGGGATCATCAAACCGATGAATGCCCAGATGATCAGCGAGTAAGCCAGCAGCTTGGCGCTGAACTTGCCGTAGCAGACCAGGAATACTTCCAGAGTCAGAACGGTGTAACCTACAGAGCAGAGAGAGAAGTAGGTGAACTGACCTTCGGGTCCACGGAACAGGAAAATAAAGAAGAAGGAGATGATCATGGCGACCAAGCTGACGTTACCGACAGCTTTCAAGTCTTCCAAACCGGCCAGCAGGGCATAAGCCACAGTACAGTACAACAGACCATGAGCAAACAACAGTGCGCTAACCGCGCCATTACCATCGATACCATGCAGGAATGCACTTACGACAACGCAGGCACCTACGAAAGCAGTAACGGCTCCGGTGCCTTTGGCATCACCGTGTCCCAGGTACAGAAAGGCTACGGGCAACCACATCGACATGATAAGGATAAGTGTTGGTGCTGTTAAGTTCATTTCGTCTTTCCTCCCATACAGTTGTTAAATAAATACAGCGCTCCTAATCCAATACAACGGCAGACCCTGACCGATACCGACTATCCAACCGCCTCCTGCCGCCTACCGTCCCCTGACCGTTCGCCCTCCCAAGCGGCAGATCAAATAAAGACTAAAGAGACAGCAACGGTCCGAAAAACGACACCGGACAAAAGCAGCAAACCATCCGTCCAATCGCAAAAGCGATCAATAAACAACACAGAAAAGGGGCTTGTTTATCTTCCGCAAACATCGCAGGTTTATATCCTGTACCCGGTAAGGACACCACCTGCACCCCAACAAAAGGATGTTACTGCCATTAATACTGCTGGCCTGCTTTGAACATTTCGAGCAGCCGACGCCTCAAGCACCGCACCAGATTGCACCCCACGTGACGCAACACCCAAACGATTACTCCCTATCGGGACCAACTTGGAGGTTACGCTTTTCCACTGGCAGGTAACTTTTCGACTCCGGCCTACCGAAAATAAACCATTGTTTTATGTGCTCGGAATATCGATGCCACAACCACCAAAAAAAAGCAAGCGGTTAATTCACATTGTTCCCTCTTCTTGCCGAAGAAATAAACCACATTTTCACAAAATTGCAAGCGCGCAATCCTGTTGCACACCGCCTAAACCTGGAGCGCAATGTAACGGCCGGCAGGTCTGCCCCTGCCTGAAAGCCCTTATCAGTCAGTTCGCAACACCGTAAACATATCAATACAATATGTATTTCCCCCCTCTTTCAGCCCCTCTTTTCCCAGCTGCTGACTTGTTTATCCTTTAGACATCTCACTTCAACCCTCAACACAAAACCACAACAGAAGTTCTCCCAATGAAACAACGGCATAAAGAAACGATAAGACATTGTTTCATTGCTTTGCCAGCGAACCAAGATCTGCATCCTTTGGCGGCCATCTTTTACTTGCCAACCAGACAATAAATAAAACGATTCTGGTATTAATTTAAACAAAGCCTTAAGGCAGCGACGTCCCCTATTATTCGGGCTATCCAACAGCCTCCCGAAGTACAGCATTTTTTGTTTGCAGCTTTGCCATTTGCCTGATATACGGGCTATGTTATAGTTTCACCTGAATTTATTATTTTTTATGGAGGTTTAGTTCAGCATGAAAATATTTATTTTTACCGCACTCACGGTCATCGCCCTATGCGGATGCGCCATGTTCACCTCCTGGAAGGCCATTCCGCCTCCGGGGGGCTGTGACCAGTGCCACACGGTGCCCATCAGCGCTAATTGGACCGTTGCCTACACCCCTGCCACCCTAAGCGACGAAAGCGGCAAGTATTCATGGCAGACGGAAGAATCTATCCTGCCGGAACAGGAATCACCCATGCAGCAACAAAAAGTTTCCGGGGAACCCTGTTTTCGTTGCCACCGCGGACCGAGCAAGGCGCACACGGAACGCATGGGCCGCTACCACCACTAACACCATCATCTGATTTCATAAAAAGGGCCCTCCTTCCGGCAGGGTCCTTTTTACTTTCACCAACCCGGGACTCTCATCGCAGGATAATTCGATGCCCATTGTCCGCCACACCAAGATCATTGCCACCGTCGGTCCGGCCTCACAGTCGGAAGAGCAACTGTTAAAGCTGATGGAAGCCGGTGCCGACATTTTTCGTCTGAATTTTTCTCACGGTGATCACGCCAGCAAAAAACTGGTTATTGAACGCATTCGGCGCCTTTCGCAACAACGGCAACGGGCAGTGGCCATCATCGGAGACCTGCAGGGTCCGAAAATACGTATCGGAAACCTTGTAAACGATGGGATAATTCTCGCCGATGGCCAGGAAATCATTCTTTCGACCAGAGAACTGGTGAACGACCGGCAGCGAATTCCGGTTCTTTTTGACGGGCTGGCCAAAGAGGTCGAGCCCGGGCAACCCATTCTCCTCGACGACGGACTGATTGAGCTGGAGGTTCTCGACACGACCTCCAACGAGGTTCGATGCAAAGTTCGCAGCGGCGGCCTCTTGAAAAGCCGCAAGGGTGTCAATTTACCCGAAACCCGTCTTTCCCTACCGGCCTTCACCGAGCAGGACCGAAAAGACATCGCCTTTGCCATCGGCGCAGACCTCGACTATCTTGCCCTGTCCTTTGTTCGCACTTCTCGGGACGTGCAGTCGCTGAAAAGCCATCTCTCCAGCCTGGGAGCCGACCTGCCGATCATCGCCAAGATCGAAAAACCCCAAGCTTTGGCTGATTTCACAGGGATTCTTGAAGTGTCCGATGGCATCATGGTGGCCCGAGGCGACCTGGGGGTTGAAATCGGTCCGGAACAGGTTCCGCTGATCCAGAAGCAGATTATCCGTCAGTGCCGCGAAGCGGGAAAACCGGTGATTACCGCCACCCAGATGCTCGAAAGCATGGTCACCCAGCCGAGACCGACACGGGCTGAAGCTTCCGATGTGGCCAACGCAATTCTCGACGGGAGCGACGCGATCATGCTCTCTGCGGAAACAGCTGTAGGGCAATACCCTGCAGAGGCCGTTGCTTTTATGAACCGCATGGCACAAAGGGTTGAAAATGACCTTACACTGCACGATACGATCTTCAACTTCTATCCCGCCGACAGTGGCTCAAGCAGCCTGTCCGATGCTATAGGGGAAGCCGCCTGCCGTACCGCGACCAGCATTGAGGCAACGGCCATTCTGGCCTTCACCCAGACTGGCGCCACCGCCGCCCGAGTGGCCCGCTACCGTCCGAGCAAGCCCATTTACGCCATTACCCCCTCGCGCAGCGTACGCCGCAGACTGACCCTTTATGCCGGGGTTCGCTCCCTGCAAGTCGATTTCCAGGGAGACACCGAGGCCCAAATCCGCTCACTGGAAAAAGCCGTTCTTGAGGCGGGCGTGCTGAAGCGAGGCGATCTGGTGATCATCACCATGGGCAGCCCTTTGGCCGCCCACGGCACCACCAATCTGATGAAAGTTCATCGACTGGGCAGCAGCTCTCACGAACCGGCCGATTGAGGACATCTTGACCCCGCACCCCCTGCTGGCTTATGCTCCACTTCTCAAACGACAGAGAAAGGCAGACCATGAGCAAAAAAGCGATCATCCTCTACAGCGGCGGGCTCGACTCGACCACCTGCCTGGCCATTGCCCAGAGCGAAGGCTTTGCTCCTTACACCATGAGCTTCGATTACGGTCAACGGCATACCGTGGAACTGGCCAAGGCCGCTCAATACGCCCCCCAGCTCGGCGCCGTGGAGCATCAGCTGGTGAATATCGATCTGCGCCGTATCGGCGGCAGCGCACTGACCTCCGACCTGGATGTCCCCAAGAACATTGTCGACGATGGCATCCCCGTTACCTATGTACCGGCCCGCAACACCATCTTTCTCTCCTTTGCCCTGGCCTGGGCGGAGGTTCTCGGGGCCTTTGACATTTTTATCGGCGTCAACGCCCTCGACTATTCGGGCTATCCGGACTGTCGACCGGAATATATCGCCGCCTATGAAACCATGGCCAACCTGG
Protein-coding sequences here:
- a CDS encoding AtpZ/AtpI family protein, with protein sequence MSPDEQPRRRGGKPLAEEQFRRRLVARRSRFLRARQQGERPSWFGLGMFGLVGWSVAVPTVSLTALGVWIDRRWPGPYSWTLMLLVIGMALGCLNAWVWVSRERSEITRDRDEPQEEDRNDRD
- the queC gene encoding 7-cyano-7-deazaguanine synthase QueC; the encoded protein is MSKKAIILYSGGLDSTTCLAIAQSEGFAPYTMSFDYGQRHTVELAKAAQYAPQLGAVEHQLVNIDLRRIGGSALTSDLDVPKNIVDDGIPVTYVPARNTIFLSFALAWAEVLGAFDIFIGVNALDYSGYPDCRPEYIAAYETMANLATKAGVEGEGRYRIHTPLIDLTKAEIIRRGLDLGVDYALTHSCYDPTPDGQACGACDSCRLRLKGFREAGIEDPVPYVQKEQ
- a CDS encoding cytochrome C; translation: MKIFIFTALTVIALCGCAMFTSWKAIPPPGGCDQCHTVPISANWTVAYTPATLSDESGKYSWQTEESILPEQESPMQQQKVSGEPCFRCHRGPSKAHTERMGRYHH
- the pyk gene encoding pyruvate kinase; protein product: MPIVRHTKIIATVGPASQSEEQLLKLMEAGADIFRLNFSHGDHASKKLVIERIRRLSQQRQRAVAIIGDLQGPKIRIGNLVNDGIILADGQEIILSTRELVNDRQRIPVLFDGLAKEVEPGQPILLDDGLIELEVLDTTSNEVRCKVRSGGLLKSRKGVNLPETRLSLPAFTEQDRKDIAFAIGADLDYLALSFVRTSRDVQSLKSHLSSLGADLPIIAKIEKPQALADFTGILEVSDGIMVARGDLGVEIGPEQVPLIQKQIIRQCREAGKPVITATQMLESMVTQPRPTRAEASDVANAILDGSDAIMLSAETAVGQYPAEAVAFMNRMAQRVENDLTLHDTIFNFYPADSGSSSLSDAIGEAACRTATSIEATAILAFTQTGATAARVARYRPSKPIYAITPSRSVRRRLTLYAGVRSLQVDFQGDTEAQIRSLEKAVLEAGVLKRGDLVIITMGSPLAAHGTTNLMKVHRLGSSSHEPAD
- a CDS encoding beta-ketoacyl-ACP synthase III; this translates as MTNTPQTMILGSGRAVPEKILTNADLEKIVDTNDQWIVERTGIRERHIAEKGAPLSELAAEAARKAIEDAGLEAKDIDLIILATVTGDMKFPATACFIQELIGAKNAAAFDISAACSGFIYALQIADGMLRSQTYRHALVIGAEILTSMVDWEDRNTCVLFGDGAGAVVLGPSQDERGIISTHLGSNGAHHNLLYNAGCGCINMPTVENVQQKIHTLHMEGKEVFRHAVVAMSKAIKNALKQADMTSDQLDLVISHQANLRIIEALAKRLKISSEQTYVNVDRYGNTSAASIPIALDEARRNGVVKEGSLVGLVAFGAGFTWAGGIIRL
- a CDS encoding ATP synthase subunit I; translation: MTGTDLTGLGMALAAGAALGAIFFAGLWLTVRRLPRVRSPYRFYALSLLFRLTLVLAGFYLLAAGGTKDLLAAGAGFMLSRQLWLFAKRTQTAPPVRDDKQDT
- a CDS encoding transporter, producing the protein MNLTAPTLILIMSMWLPVAFLYLGHGDAKGTGAVTAFVGACVVVSAFLHGIDGNGAVSALLFAHGLLYCTVAYALLAGLEDLKAVGNVSLVAMIISFFFIFLFRGPEGQFTYFSLCSVGYTVLTLEVFLVCYGKFSAKLLAYSLIIWAFIGLMIPAFAVLGLWPMPF
- a CDS encoding F0F1 ATP synthase subunit epsilon → MNLKVLIPTEVLLEREISSLTAEGQNGSFCLRPRHIDFVAPLVAGLLYFVEQQEGVEGFVAIDQGVLVKYGAQVTVSVRNAVFGPSLEDLLNIVDERFGVLDDQQRMVRSAMTRLEADFLRRFMELK